Proteins encoded by one window of Marixanthomonas sp. SCSIO 43207:
- a CDS encoding non-canonical purine NTP diphosphatase, producing the protein MRLVFATHNKNKLKEVKALLPSYIEVLSLTDIGCNEDIPETADTIEGNAMLKANYVRDTYKLNCFADDTGLEVRSLNGEPGVYSARYAGEDKDSEANMQKLLQNLENKEDRSARFKTAIALTLNNSEILFLGICEGQITTEKKGTGGFGYDPIFKPDGCEETFAEMKLTQKSEIGHRGKAMRQLIEYLSE; encoded by the coding sequence ATGCGATTAGTCTTTGCCACACACAATAAAAACAAACTTAAAGAAGTAAAAGCTTTACTCCCTAGCTATATTGAAGTATTAAGCCTCACTGATATTGGATGCAATGAAGACATACCCGAAACTGCCGATACCATTGAAGGCAACGCAATGTTAAAAGCAAATTACGTACGAGATACCTACAAACTCAATTGCTTTGCAGATGATACAGGACTAGAAGTAAGATCTTTAAACGGCGAGCCTGGAGTTTACAGCGCCAGATATGCAGGAGAAGACAAAGACTCTGAAGCAAATATGCAAAAACTCTTACAAAACCTAGAAAATAAAGAAGACCGTTCTGCAAGGTTTAAAACAGCAATCGCATTAACATTAAACAACTCTGAAATATTATTTCTAGGAATTTGTGAAGGACAAATTACTACAGAAAAAAAGGGAACCGGTGGTTTTGGCTACGATCCTATTTTTAAACCCGATGGTTGTGAAGAGACCTTTGCCGAAATGAAACTCACTCAAAAAAGCGAAATAGGTCACAGAGGAAAAGCAATGCGACAACTCATAGAATACCTTTCTGAATAA
- a CDS encoding YifB family Mg chelatase-like AAA ATPase, with translation MLTKVYGSAVFGVEATTITVEVNTDIGVGYHLVGLPDNAIKESNYRIAAALQNNGYKIPGKKITLNMAPADLRKEGSAYDLTLAIGILVSTNQIAERQPLSEYIIMGELSLDGSLQPIRGALPIAIKARDEGFKGFILPEQNAKEAAIVDGLNVYGVNNIKEVIDFFNAEIPLEQTIVDMEAEFYEHLENPEFDFSDVKGQESIKRCMEIAAAGGHNIILIGPPGSGKTMLAKRLPSILPPLSLTEALETTKIHSVAGRTKEKGGIMTARPFRSPHHTISDVALVGGGQYPQPGEISLAHNGVLFLDELPEFKRSVLEVMRQPLEDRDVTISRARFTVTYPSSFMLVASMNPSPGGYFNDPDAPVTSSPAEMQRYLSKISGPLLDRIDIHIEVTPVPFDKLSEDRKGESSIIIRERVTKARKIQTKRFSEIESIHYNAQMGVKQIRKFCKLDEASLQLLKTAMERLNLSARAYDRILKVSRTIADLDNSENITGNHISEAIQYRSLDRDGWFG, from the coding sequence ATGCTAACAAAAGTATATGGGAGTGCTGTATTTGGTGTTGAAGCAACCACAATAACCGTTGAAGTAAATACAGATATTGGTGTGGGTTATCACTTGGTTGGTCTTCCAGATAATGCAATTAAAGAAAGCAATTACCGTATTGCTGCTGCTCTTCAAAACAATGGTTATAAAATCCCGGGAAAGAAAATAACACTCAATATGGCTCCTGCTGATTTACGAAAGGAAGGATCTGCCTATGATCTTACATTGGCTATAGGGATTTTAGTTTCAACAAATCAAATTGCTGAGCGACAACCGCTTTCAGAATATATTATTATGGGTGAGCTTTCTCTTGACGGAAGTTTACAACCCATTCGAGGGGCCTTGCCTATTGCTATCAAAGCAAGAGATGAAGGTTTTAAAGGCTTTATTTTACCAGAACAAAATGCAAAAGAAGCCGCAATCGTGGATGGATTAAATGTTTATGGTGTAAACAACATTAAAGAAGTTATTGATTTTTTTAATGCTGAAATTCCTTTAGAACAAACCATTGTCGATATGGAAGCCGAATTTTATGAACACCTTGAAAATCCTGAGTTTGATTTTAGTGATGTAAAAGGACAAGAAAGCATAAAACGCTGCATGGAAATCGCTGCTGCCGGAGGACATAATATTATATTGATTGGACCACCGGGTTCTGGAAAAACAATGCTTGCCAAAAGATTACCCAGCATTTTACCTCCTTTGAGTTTAACAGAAGCATTAGAAACTACAAAAATTCATAGTGTAGCCGGTCGAACCAAAGAAAAAGGAGGTATTATGACAGCAAGACCCTTTAGAAGTCCACACCACACTATAAGTGATGTAGCTTTGGTAGGTGGAGGGCAGTATCCGCAACCCGGCGAAATATCACTTGCCCATAATGGTGTGCTATTTTTAGATGAATTACCTGAATTTAAACGCAGTGTTCTTGAGGTAATGCGTCAACCTTTAGAAGATCGTGATGTAACCATATCTCGAGCACGATTTACTGTAACCTACCCTTCCAGTTTTATGCTAGTAGCGAGTATGAATCCTAGTCCCGGAGGCTATTTTAATGATCCAGATGCGCCAGTAACATCTTCGCCAGCTGAAATGCAACGCTATTTAAGCAAAATTTCAGGACCGTTATTAGATAGAATAGATATTCACATAGAAGTTACTCCCGTACCGTTTGATAAGCTTAGTGAAGACCGCAAAGGCGAGTCAAGTATTATAATAAGAGAACGAGTAACAAAAGCCAGAAAAATTCAAACAAAGCGTTTTTCTGAAATAGAATCAATTCATTACAATGCCCAAATGGGAGTTAAACAAATAAGAAAATTTTGCAAACTAGATGAGGCTTCACTTCAATTATTAAAAACAGCGATGGAACGACTTAATCTTTCTGCAAGGGCGTATGATCGTATTTTAAAAGTGTCAAGAACCATAGCCGATTTAGACAATTCAGAAAATATTACAGGTAACCACATTTCTGAAGCTATTCAATATAGAAGTTTGGACCGTGATGGCTGGTTTGGGTAA
- a CDS encoding aldehyde dehydrogenase — protein sequence MKQHITQQKEFFLSQTTKALDFRIKQLTILQEVLQNNENLLYEAIYKDFKKSEFDTFTSELALLYNDIKEAKHNLKKWARKKRVSTNFLNFPARSYILPEPLGTCLIIGAWNYPYQLSLAPVVPALAAGNTVILKPSELPKNTSAVMAKLINENFDPAVFKVVEGGVPETTELLKQDFDKIFFTGSTKVGKIVYKAAAENLTPVTLEMGGKSPAFITEDCNLSISVKRLVWAKFLNAGQTCIAPDYILVAKSMEANLLKTLKEEIEKEHFDFKNDNYVQIINDANFDRLHKMIQPEKVFYGGNVNKKDRYIQPTVLQNVSFSDPAMEEEIFGPILPVIPYTDLDKAISDVKKLPKPLSCYVFTSNKKVKQKILHNISFGGGAVNDAVMHISNPNLPFGGVGQSGIGNYHGKAGFDCFTHYKSILDKPTWLELPLKYYPHTPKRLKWIKRFLRF from the coding sequence ATGAAACAACACATCACCCAGCAAAAGGAGTTTTTTTTATCCCAAACTACAAAAGCGTTAGATTTTAGAATCAAACAGCTTACTATTTTACAAGAAGTTTTACAAAATAACGAAAATTTATTGTATGAAGCGATTTATAAAGATTTCAAAAAATCTGAATTTGATACGTTCACAAGTGAACTCGCTTTATTGTATAACGATATTAAAGAAGCCAAACACAATCTCAAAAAATGGGCTCGAAAAAAACGTGTTTCAACCAATTTTTTAAATTTTCCTGCTCGTAGCTATATTTTACCAGAACCTTTAGGTACTTGCCTCATTATAGGCGCGTGGAATTATCCGTATCAACTTTCATTAGCACCTGTAGTTCCTGCTTTAGCCGCAGGAAATACAGTCATTTTAAAACCTAGCGAACTGCCCAAAAACACAAGTGCTGTTATGGCAAAATTGATCAATGAAAATTTTGATCCCGCTGTTTTTAAAGTAGTAGAAGGAGGTGTGCCTGAAACTACAGAATTGTTGAAACAAGATTTTGATAAAATATTTTTCACAGGAAGCACCAAAGTAGGTAAAATAGTATACAAAGCTGCTGCAGAAAACTTAACACCGGTCACCTTGGAAATGGGAGGAAAAAGTCCCGCTTTTATCACAGAAGATTGTAACCTAAGTATAAGCGTAAAAAGATTGGTATGGGCCAAGTTTTTAAATGCTGGTCAAACTTGCATTGCCCCAGATTATATTTTGGTTGCTAAAAGTATGGAAGCTAATCTTTTAAAAACCCTGAAAGAAGAAATAGAGAAAGAACACTTTGATTTTAAAAATGATAATTATGTGCAGATTATTAATGATGCAAATTTTGATCGGCTTCATAAAATGATTCAACCTGAAAAGGTTTTTTATGGCGGAAATGTAAATAAAAAAGATAGATACATTCAGCCCACTGTACTACAAAATGTTTCATTTTCAGATCCTGCAATGGAAGAAGAAATTTTCGGTCCCATTTTACCTGTAATACCTTATACAGATTTGGATAAAGCCATTTCCGATGTTAAAAAACTTCCAAAGCCGTTATCTTGTTACGTATTTACGAGCAATAAAAAAGTAAAACAGAAAATCTTACACAATATCTCTTTTGGCGGAGGTGCGGTTAATGATGCTGTTATGCACATTTCAAACCCTAACTTGCCCTTTGGCGGAGTAGGACAAAGCGGTATAGGAAATTATCACGGAAAAGCAGGATTTGATTGCTTCACACATTACAAAAGTATACTTGATAAACCTACTTGGCTTGAACTTCCGTTAAAGTATTATCCTCATACCCCAAAAAGATTGAAGTGGATTAAGCGGTTCCTTAGGTTTTAA
- a CDS encoding RNA methyltransferase: MDTQLFEYLQSYLTERRRSLFKEVLAKRTRHFTVVTEDVYQLHNTSAVMRTCDVFGIQDLHVVEEKLGKRVDREIAMGAQKWVSLNRYSSIENCMKTLKNQDYQIIATTPHNDSTVLQDFDIHKKSAFFFGKESDGLSDAVLDKADGFLKIPMYGFTESLNISVSAAIILQDVVTRLKRSGLPWQLSEEEKLEIEMVWTQKCIKSSEDIIKRYYDQKK, translated from the coding sequence TTGGATACTCAACTTTTTGAATACTTACAAAGCTATCTTACCGAACGCAGACGCTCGCTTTTTAAAGAAGTGTTGGCAAAGCGCACTCGACATTTCACTGTAGTAACCGAAGACGTTTATCAATTACATAATACAAGTGCAGTTATGCGAACGTGTGATGTTTTTGGTATACAAGATTTGCATGTAGTAGAAGAAAAATTGGGCAAACGTGTGGATAGAGAAATAGCAATGGGAGCTCAAAAATGGGTGAGTCTAAATAGATACAGCAGTATTGAAAACTGTATGAAAACACTCAAAAACCAAGATTATCAAATCATAGCAACAACACCTCATAATGATTCAACCGTGTTACAAGACTTTGATATACACAAAAAAAGCGCTTTTTTCTTCGGAAAAGAGAGTGACGGTTTGAGCGATGCTGTTCTTGACAAAGCAGACGGATTTTTAAAAATACCTATGTATGGTTTTACAGAAAGCTTAAACATTTCAGTTTCGGCAGCTATAATTCTTCAAGATGTGGTTACTAGACTTAAGAGAAGTGGTTTGCCTTGGCAACTTTCAGAAGAAGAAAAGCTTGAAATTGAAATGGTCTGGACACAAAAGTGCATCAAAAGTTCAGAAGATATTATTAAACGCTATTACGACCAAAAAAAATAG
- a CDS encoding carboxypeptidase-like regulatory domain-containing protein yields MKKHVLFLLFSFLVTIAFAQDINPIKGKVLSSATDKPLENVNIVNLNEVVGTTTNKEGDFNIRAKVNDTLYFSYLGYKSIRVRVTNDWLKFGDIKVKMTELGIALEEVVVKPVQLTGYVEVDAKIIPIYDNYRYRISGLSSGYEGGSKQPGAVNKVLSAIFNPADFLYNVFGKKPKQMRKLRKMKEDDEIRNLLANKYDRETLMAVLQLERVDIDEILNNCSYSESFIKTANDLQILDAISECYEEYRVLNREKG; encoded by the coding sequence ATGAAGAAGCACGTTTTATTTTTACTATTTAGTTTTCTAGTTACTATTGCTTTTGCTCAAGATATTAACCCCATTAAAGGAAAAGTTTTGAGCAGTGCAACAGATAAGCCTCTGGAAAATGTAAATATTGTAAACCTCAATGAAGTTGTTGGTACAACTACCAATAAAGAAGGAGATTTTAATATTCGTGCTAAGGTAAATGACACCCTTTATTTCAGCTATTTAGGATATAAATCTATTAGAGTTCGAGTTACCAATGACTGGCTAAAGTTTGGTGACATTAAAGTAAAAATGACCGAATTAGGTATCGCTCTTGAAGAAGTAGTTGTAAAACCAGTACAGCTTACCGGTTATGTTGAGGTGGATGCAAAAATAATTCCTATTTATGATAATTATAGGTATCGTATTTCTGGATTAAGTTCTGGTTATGAAGGTGGTAGTAAGCAACCTGGAGCCGTTAATAAAGTATTGAGTGCCATCTTTAACCCGGCAGATTTTCTCTATAATGTCTTTGGGAAAAAACCAAAGCAGATGCGGAAACTCCGTAAAATGAAAGAAGATGATGAAATTCGTAATTTACTAGCCAACAAATATGACCGTGAAACGTTAATGGCTGTTTTACAATTAGAACGCGTAGATATTGATGAAATACTCAATAACTGCAGCTACTCTGAAAGTTTTATAAAAACAGCCAATGATCTTCAAATTTTAGATGCTATAAGCGAGTGCTATGAAGAATACCGGGTTCTAAACCGTGAAAAAGGATGA
- a CDS encoding VOC family protein, protein MDHNPFAWIEIPVTNMKRAITFYEKVFDITIKPVDFGGFKMGWFPYTENKPGATGTLIQQETYVPSEKGPLVYFYSEDVSNELNRVESAGGKIYQEKTEISPEHGFMGAFIDSEGNRVALHSQN, encoded by the coding sequence ATGGATCACAACCCTTTTGCTTGGATAGAAATACCCGTAACCAACATGAAACGGGCAATCACATTTTATGAAAAAGTGTTTGATATAACTATAAAGCCGGTTGACTTTGGCGGTTTTAAAATGGGATGGTTTCCGTATACCGAAAATAAACCCGGAGCCACCGGTACTTTAATTCAACAAGAAACCTACGTACCTAGTGAAAAAGGACCCTTGGTTTATTTTTATAGTGAAGACGTATCAAACGAATTAAATAGAGTAGAAAGCGCCGGCGGAAAAATTTATCAAGAAAAAACTGAAATTTCTCCTGAACATGGTTTTATGGGAGCCTTCATAGATTCTGAAGGAAATAGAGTAGCTTTACATTCTCAAAACTAA
- a CDS encoding NAD-dependent deacylase, which yields MNIVVLTGAGVSAESGIKTFRDSNGLWENHDIMEVASPEGFAKNPELVLDFYNKRRKQLLEVKPNEAHKALTKLEQNHDVTIITQNVDDLHERAGSKRVLHLHGELLKVRSTGDEKTILEWKKDLHLGDCCDNNYQLRPHVVWFGEMVPMMDEATQYVAEAETLIIIGTSMQVYPAAGLLQFAPQNTPIYFVDPNPSISSSERVHVFAENASTGVPKVISEIENSK from the coding sequence ATGAATATAGTTGTATTAACAGGTGCCGGTGTTAGTGCAGAAAGCGGAATTAAAACCTTTAGAGACAGCAATGGTCTGTGGGAAAATCATGATATCATGGAAGTTGCTTCACCAGAAGGATTTGCAAAAAACCCAGAACTGGTTTTAGATTTTTATAATAAAAGAAGAAAACAACTTCTAGAAGTAAAACCCAATGAAGCTCATAAAGCGCTAACCAAACTAGAACAAAACCACGATGTTACTATAATTACACAAAATGTAGACGATCTACATGAAAGAGCCGGAAGCAAACGAGTTCTTCACCTTCACGGCGAGTTACTCAAAGTGAGAAGTACCGGAGATGAAAAAACAATCTTAGAGTGGAAAAAAGATCTTCACCTAGGTGATTGCTGTGATAATAATTATCAGTTGAGGCCTCACGTTGTTTGGTTTGGTGAAATGGTGCCCATGATGGATGAAGCTACACAGTATGTTGCTGAAGCCGAAACACTCATTATTATAGGAACTTCTATGCAAGTTTATCCCGCCGCAGGATTGCTGCAGTTTGCTCCACAAAACACACCTATTTATTTTGTAGATCCCAATCCCTCAATCTCATCAAGTGAGCGTGTTCACGTATTTGCAGAAAATGCTTCTACCGGCGTGCCTAAGGTAATTTCAGAAATTGAAAACTCTAAGTAA
- a CDS encoding pitrilysin family protein, with translation MFFKNYLKTSLIAVLLLSFVFTSCKNEKEADAKEETANLSVDFEKYELENGLDVVLHQDKSDPIVSVAIQYGVGSNREKTGRTGFAHLFEHMLFQESENVPQDEFFKKIQDAGGTLNGGTWKDGTIYYEVVPKNAMEMVLWMESDRMGYLINTVTESAFYNQQEVVQNEKRQRVDNNPYGHTSWVIDKNIYPEGHPYNWQVIGELKDLQNATVEDVREFYDRFYGPNNATLVLAGDFETSEAKNLIEKYFGEIKKRQEVEPMEPQPVTISETKRLYHEDNFANAPQLNMVWPTVQQYTDDAYALDFLAEILSEGKKAPLYKVLVKDKNLTSRTTAYNNSQELAGEFHMIITANSGVDLDSIESGINEALTLFETEGVTDRDIERIKAGLETDFYNGVSSVLGKSFQLARYNTFTGDPGFIEKDIENIKKVTKEDVMRVYNEYIKDKPFVMTSFVPKGQMELIAENSEKAPVVEEEIKENVEKTIEESTEEIAKTPSSFDRSIEPEQGPVPELSIPETWTAKLENGMEVYGIEQNEIPTVNFSLVIEGGHLMDAKDKNGVANLMTDIMMEGTQNKTPEELEEAIDLLGASINMYTTNESIVIRGNTLTRNFDKTMDLVEEILLEPRWDQEELGRIKTKTINQIKRSEANPNRVAGNIYDKLLYGENHIFSLPTSGTEKSVEAIQMEDLKAFYDNNFSPSISSFQIVGKIKKDEVLKQLNGLQERWEAKEVTIPEYPMPEKRDKASLYFVDIPNSKQSVINIGYIALPRTDKDFYPAEVMNYKLGGSFNGNVNLILREEKGYTYGARTGFSGSKVPGTFTASSSVRTNTTGESVQIFKDQIAKYKEGISEEDLEFTKNAMIKSNARRFETQFSLLGMLLEMSTYDLPENYIENEESIVKNMTLEQHKTLANKYLDESKMAYVVVGDAATQFAQFKNMDFDEVKLLNKEGEEVKLEDVKM, from the coding sequence ATGTTTTTTAAAAATTATCTAAAAACCTCATTGATAGCTGTATTGCTATTGAGTTTTGTTTTTACTTCGTGTAAAAATGAAAAAGAAGCAGATGCCAAAGAAGAAACGGCAAATCTATCTGTAGACTTTGAAAAATATGAACTTGAAAACGGTCTTGACGTTGTGTTACATCAAGATAAAAGTGACCCTATAGTTTCGGTTGCCATTCAATATGGCGTTGGATCAAATAGGGAAAAAACCGGTCGCACTGGCTTTGCACACTTATTTGAGCATATGTTATTTCAAGAGTCTGAGAATGTTCCTCAAGATGAATTTTTCAAGAAAATACAAGATGCCGGTGGTACATTAAATGGCGGAACTTGGAAAGATGGAACCATTTATTATGAAGTTGTACCCAAAAACGCTATGGAAATGGTATTATGGATGGAAAGTGACCGAATGGGTTACTTAATTAATACCGTTACCGAGTCTGCTTTTTACAATCAACAAGAAGTTGTACAAAATGAAAAAAGACAACGTGTTGACAACAATCCTTACGGTCATACAAGCTGGGTAATTGATAAAAACATATATCCTGAAGGTCACCCATACAACTGGCAAGTAATTGGTGAATTAAAAGATCTTCAAAACGCTACTGTAGAAGATGTACGTGAATTTTATGACCGTTTTTATGGTCCTAATAATGCAACTCTTGTGCTAGCTGGAGATTTTGAAACTTCAGAAGCTAAAAATTTAATAGAAAAGTATTTTGGTGAGATTAAAAAACGCCAAGAAGTAGAACCTATGGAGCCTCAACCTGTTACAATTTCAGAAACTAAGAGATTGTATCACGAAGATAATTTTGCAAATGCACCTCAATTAAATATGGTTTGGCCTACGGTTCAACAGTACACAGATGATGCGTATGCTTTAGATTTCCTAGCTGAAATTCTTTCAGAAGGAAAAAAAGCTCCATTATATAAAGTATTGGTAAAAGATAAAAACCTTACCTCTAGAACAACTGCTTATAACAATTCACAAGAATTGGCCGGTGAATTTCACATGATTATAACAGCAAACAGTGGAGTTGACCTTGATAGTATTGAATCTGGAATAAATGAAGCATTAACACTTTTTGAAACAGAAGGTGTAACAGATCGTGATATTGAGCGTATTAAAGCCGGACTAGAAACCGATTTTTACAACGGAGTAAGTAGTGTTTTAGGAAAGTCATTTCAATTAGCTAGATATAACACATTTACTGGTGATCCTGGATTTATTGAGAAAGATATTGAGAATATCAAAAAAGTGACTAAGGAAGACGTAATGCGCGTTTACAATGAATATATAAAAGATAAGCCTTTTGTAATGACCAGCTTTGTTCCAAAAGGACAAATGGAGTTAATTGCCGAAAATTCTGAAAAAGCACCGGTTGTTGAAGAAGAAATTAAAGAAAATGTAGAAAAAACTATTGAAGAGTCTACTGAAGAAATTGCAAAAACACCTTCAAGTTTTGACCGTTCAATAGAACCAGAACAAGGACCTGTACCAGAATTGAGCATTCCTGAAACTTGGACTGCCAAGCTTGAAAACGGTATGGAGGTTTACGGTATTGAACAAAACGAGATACCAACAGTAAATTTCAGCTTAGTTATAGAAGGTGGTCATTTAATGGATGCTAAAGATAAAAATGGAGTAGCCAATTTGATGACAGATATAATGATGGAAGGAACCCAAAATAAAACTCCTGAAGAGCTTGAAGAAGCTATTGATTTATTGGGAGCTTCTATCAATATGTATACTACAAACGAATCAATCGTTATACGCGGAAATACACTTACACGTAACTTTGATAAAACCATGGATTTGGTTGAAGAAATTCTTTTAGAACCACGTTGGGATCAAGAAGAGTTAGGACGTATTAAAACCAAAACAATCAATCAAATAAAACGTAGTGAAGCAAACCCTAATCGTGTAGCAGGTAACATTTATGATAAGTTATTGTATGGTGAAAATCACATCTTCAGTCTACCAACGAGCGGAACAGAAAAATCTGTTGAAGCTATACAAATGGAAGATTTGAAAGCGTTTTATGATAATAACTTTTCACCGTCTATAAGTAGTTTCCAAATAGTAGGTAAGATTAAGAAAGATGAGGTGTTAAAACAGCTTAATGGTCTTCAAGAGCGTTGGGAAGCTAAAGAAGTTACAATCCCTGAGTATCCAATGCCAGAAAAACGTGATAAAGCTTCACTTTACTTTGTAGATATACCAAACTCAAAGCAGTCTGTAATTAACATTGGTTACATTGCTTTACCACGTACCGATAAAGATTTCTACCCTGCGGAGGTAATGAATTATAAATTGGGAGGTTCCTTCAACGGAAATGTAAACCTAATTCTTCGTGAAGAGAAAGGATATACCTACGGAGCACGCACTGGTTTCAGCGGAAGCAAAGTTCCTGGTACATTTACAGCTTCTTCAAGTGTAAGAACAAATACCACAGGAGAATCGGTTCAAATATTTAAAGATCAAATAGCAAAATATAAAGAAGGCATAAGTGAAGAAGATTTAGAATTTACTAAAAATGCTATGATCAAATCAAATGCACGTCGTTTTGAAACACAATTTTCGCTTCTAGGTATGTTACTAGAAATGAGTACTTATGATCTACCTGAAAATTATATTGAAAACGAAGAGTCTATCGTTAAAAACATGACGCTAGAGCAACATAAAACACTAGCCAACAAATATCTTGATGAGTCCAAAATGGCTTATGTAGTAGTTGGTGACGCTGCCACACAGTTTGCTCAATTTAAAAACATGGATTTTGACGAAGTAAAATTACTTAACAAAGAAGGAGAAGAAGTAAAGCTAGAAGACGTTAAAATGTAA
- a CDS encoding DEAD/DEAH box helicase has product MATFKQLGLEENLLQAITDMGFETPSEVQEKTIPILLEKETDIVSLAQTGTGKTAAFGFPMLQKIHVESRTTQGLILSPTRELCLQITKELESYGKHKKGLNVVAIYGGASITEQARQIKKGAQIIVATPGRMKDMIGRGMIDISKIEYCVLDEADEMLNMGFYEDITEILSHSPKDKSTWLFSATMPKDVAKIAKKFMHSPVEITVGSKNVGTENVSHEYYLVNARDRYLALKRLADANPDIFSVIFCRTKRDTQKVAEKLIEDGYNAAAIHGDLSQNQRDLVMKSFRTRQIQMLVATDVAARGIDVDDITHVINYQLPDEIETYTHRSGRTGRAGKNGVSMVIVSKSELRKIKAIEKIIQRSFTKKEIPSGMEICETQLFHLANSIKNTEVNHEIDAYLPNINEVLENFSKEELIKKVFSVEFTRFYNYYKNEKDLNSVVGDTSEGNSEDSVRYFINIGGRDDFNWMSLKDFLKDLLNLGQDEVFRVDVKDSFSFFNTDKKHQDMVLSIFNDFKLNGRNISVEISKDGRKKGGGKRGGKGRGKGKRSGKSFDGGGSKFKGKSRRRNERPSKKGTGGRRRRRN; this is encoded by the coding sequence ATGGCTACATTTAAACAATTAGGCCTTGAAGAAAATTTACTTCAAGCCATTACCGATATGGGTTTTGAAACTCCTTCGGAAGTACAAGAAAAAACAATACCTATTTTATTAGAAAAAGAAACAGATATTGTTTCTTTAGCACAAACCGGAACCGGAAAAACAGCAGCCTTTGGATTTCCTATGCTGCAAAAAATTCACGTAGAAAGCCGCACTACACAAGGGCTTATATTGTCACCAACTCGAGAACTTTGTTTGCAAATAACCAAAGAACTTGAAAGCTACGGAAAACACAAAAAAGGCCTCAATGTAGTGGCCATTTACGGTGGTGCCAGCATCACTGAGCAAGCTCGCCAAATAAAAAAAGGAGCTCAAATTATCGTTGCTACACCTGGTAGAATGAAGGATATGATTGGTCGAGGCATGATTGATATTTCAAAAATTGAATATTGTGTACTTGATGAAGCCGATGAAATGCTAAACATGGGCTTTTATGAAGATATTACTGAAATATTATCTCATTCCCCAAAAGATAAAAGCACTTGGCTTTTTAGTGCTACCATGCCAAAAGACGTTGCAAAAATTGCCAAAAAATTTATGCACAGCCCGGTAGAAATTACCGTAGGAAGTAAAAACGTAGGTACAGAAAACGTTTCACATGAGTATTATTTGGTAAATGCACGTGATCGCTATCTAGCGCTAAAACGCTTAGCAGACGCTAATCCAGATATCTTTTCAGTTATATTTTGCCGAACAAAAAGAGATACTCAAAAAGTAGCCGAAAAGTTAATTGAAGATGGTTATAATGCTGCTGCAATACACGGAGACTTAAGCCAGAATCAACGTGATTTGGTTATGAAATCGTTCCGAACGCGTCAAATACAAATGCTGGTTGCTACAGATGTTGCCGCTCGCGGCATTGACGTAGATGATATCACACATGTAATTAACTATCAATTACCTGACGAGATTGAAACCTACACACACCGTAGTGGTCGTACAGGACGTGCCGGTAAAAATGGTGTTTCTATGGTAATTGTTTCAAAAAGTGAACTTCGAAAGATTAAAGCGATTGAAAAAATAATTCAGCGAAGTTTTACCAAAAAAGAAATTCCGAGTGGGATGGAAATTTGCGAAACGCAGTTGTTCCACTTGGCAAATAGTATCAAAAATACCGAGGTAAATCACGAGATTGACGCTTATCTTCCAAATATTAATGAAGTTCTTGAAAACTTCAGCAAAGAAGAGTTGATAAAGAAAGTATTTTCGGTAGAGTTTACTCGTTTTTATAATTATTACAAAAACGAAAAAGATTTAAATTCGGTTGTTGGTGACACTTCAGAAGGTAACAGTGAAGACAGCGTACGATACTTTATCAATATTGGTGGTCGTGATGATTTTAACTGGATGAGCTTGAAAGACTTCTTGAAAGATTTACTTAATTTAGGTCAAGATGAGGTTTTTCGTGTAGATGTAAAAGATTCCTTTTCTTTTTTCAATACCGATAAGAAACACCAAGATATGGTGTTGTCAATATTTAATGACTTTAAACTCAATGGGCGTAATATCTCAGTAGAAATAAGCAAAGACGGTCGCAAAAAAGGCGGTGGTAAAAGAGGTGGAAAAGGCCGAGGAAAAGGAAAAAGAAGCGGAAAAAGTTTTGATGGAGGAGGTTCAAAATTTAAAGGTAAAAGCCGAAGAAGAAACGAACGACCTTCAAAAAAAGGTACAGGAGGAAGGCGTAGAAGAAGAAATTAA